In Mangifera indica cultivar Alphonso chromosome 1, CATAS_Mindica_2.1, whole genome shotgun sequence, a single genomic region encodes these proteins:
- the LOC123218990 gene encoding lipid phosphate phosphatase gamma-like, with the protein MAVDPSYEALDLHHVRYQKGDVLGYFLAWISILPIYASVMLFSHFVHHREIHSLFIFIGQQLAMFLALLLKNSIKQQRPETCSSLETCNTYGWPWQHTTLTFFLAAYLTLSAFKKNKNREQRWTVIGGAFVGSSVGAVWFWMVNSVFSGYFPGIEESFIGRILHLKDTSHIRNALKLEYDNARASRKNSEQKHT; encoded by the exons ATGGCGGTTGATCCATCATACGAAGCCTTAGATTTACACCATGTTCGTTACCAGAAGGGCGACGTCCTCGGCTACTTCCTCGCATGGATATCCATACTCCCTATATACGCCTCCGTCATGCTCTTCTCACACTTCGTCCACCACCGCGAGATCCATTCTTTGTTCATCTTCATTGGCCAGCAACTCGCCATGTTCCTCGCGTTGCTTCTGAAGAACTCAATAAAACAACAGCGCCCCGAAACCTGCTCCTCCCTCGAAACTTGCAACACCTACGGCTGGCCCTGGCAACACACCACGCTTACATTTTTCCTTGCGGCATACTTGACGCTCTCGGCgtttaaaaagaataagaacagGGAGCAGAGGTGGACG GTGATCGGCGGAGCTTTTGTGGGGAGTTCTGTCGGTGCAGTCTGGTTTTGGATGGTGAATTCTGTGTTTTCCGGTTACTTTCCCGGCATTGAAGAGAGCTTCATTGGGAGGATTTTGCATCTCAAAGACACTTCTCATATTCGGAATGCGTTGAAGTTGGAGTACGATAACGCAAGAGCTAGCCGGAAAAATTCGGAGCAAAAGCACACTTGA